Proteins found in one Moritella sp. Urea-trap-13 genomic segment:
- a CDS encoding lysozyme inhibitor LprI family protein codes for MLKVITFLIMSVCSFTAMATSVDCEKAFNTLEINYCAKIELDKAEAEMQRYLDKSLAQYIADTSVVESINIAQSAWQSYSKSQCDSVFTMFRDGTMRVVMTLSCRTKLTQQRTHELWSQYLTYMDSAEPVLPEPAVFDIS; via the coding sequence ATGCTAAAGGTAATTACATTTTTAATCATGAGCGTCTGTAGTTTTACGGCGATGGCGACCTCGGTAGACTGCGAGAAAGCGTTTAATACATTAGAAATAAATTACTGTGCGAAGATTGAATTAGATAAAGCTGAAGCTGAAATGCAACGTTATCTCGATAAGAGTCTTGCTCAATATATTGCAGATACGAGCGTTGTCGAGTCGATTAATATTGCCCAATCAGCTTGGCAGTCTTATAGTAAATCACAGTGTGACTCGGTGTTTACTATGTTCAGAGACGGAACCATGCGGGTGGTGATGACGCTAAGTTGTCGAACTAAACTTACCCAACAACGAACCCATGAACTGTGGTCACAGTACCTAACCTATATGGACAGTGCTGAGCCAGTATTACCTGAGCCTGCGGTATTCGATATAAGCTAG
- the prpF gene encoding 2-methylaconitate cis-trans isomerase PrpF has translation MTYLPQLKIPATYMRGGTSKGVFFNLQDLPKAAQVAGLARDALLLRVIGSPDPYGKQTDGMGGATSSTSKTVIVSATDKPDHDVDYLFGQVSIDKPFVDWSGNCGNLSAAVGSFAITSGLIDVSRIPENGIAIVRIWQANIGKTIIAHVPMTNGLVQESGDFELDGVTFPAAEVLVEFMHPADGEGAMFPTGNLVDDLVVPESVVAGGQLKVTMINAGIPTIFINAEAVGYTGSELQEAINNDIKALAMFEAIRAYGAVKMGLITDISEAEQRLHTPKVAFVAKPADYISSSDKCIAASDIDLSVRALSMGKLHHAMMGTAAVAIGAAAAIPGTLVNLAAGGGIRDSVNFGHPSGTLRVGAQASQVDGKWTVTKASMSRSARILMEGWVRIPVE, from the coding sequence ATGACCTATTTACCACAGCTTAAGATCCCCGCCACTTATATGCGTGGCGGCACCAGTAAAGGGGTGTTCTTTAACCTGCAGGACTTACCCAAGGCTGCGCAAGTAGCGGGGCTTGCACGGGATGCGTTATTGTTGCGTGTTATCGGCAGTCCTGATCCTTACGGGAAGCAAACTGATGGTATGGGCGGAGCAACATCGAGTACCAGCAAAACGGTGATCGTGTCGGCAACGGATAAACCCGACCATGATGTCGATTATTTGTTTGGTCAGGTATCGATTGATAAACCGTTCGTGGATTGGAGTGGCAACTGTGGCAATTTATCCGCCGCGGTTGGTTCTTTTGCGATAACCAGTGGTTTGATTGATGTGAGCCGCATTCCAGAAAACGGTATTGCTATTGTACGTATTTGGCAAGCTAATATTGGCAAAACCATTATTGCCCATGTGCCGATGACAAATGGCTTGGTGCAAGAAAGCGGTGACTTTGAGTTGGATGGCGTGACATTTCCAGCCGCAGAAGTGCTGGTAGAATTTATGCATCCAGCAGATGGTGAAGGAGCTATGTTCCCGACCGGTAATCTGGTGGATGATTTGGTTGTCCCTGAATCTGTGGTTGCTGGTGGACAGTTAAAAGTGACGATGATTAACGCCGGTATACCGACTATTTTTATTAATGCCGAGGCTGTGGGTTATACAGGTTCAGAGTTGCAAGAGGCGATTAATAACGATATTAAAGCGCTGGCTATGTTTGAAGCTATCCGTGCATATGGCGCGGTTAAAATGGGCTTAATTACTGATATTTCAGAAGCTGAACAGCGCCTGCATACACCTAAAGTCGCGTTTGTGGCTAAGCCTGCGGACTATATATCCTCAAGTGATAAGTGTATTGCCGCGAGCGATATTGATTTATCAGTACGAGCATTATCGATGGGGAAATTACATCACGCCATGATGGGCACTGCTGCGGTTGCTATTGGTGCTGCCGCTGCGATCCCTGGTACGTTAGTTAATTTAGCGGCTGGCGGTGGGATCCGTGATTCGGTGAATTTTGGTCATCCATCGGGGACATTACGGGTTGGTGCGCAGGCTAGTCAAGTTGACGGTAAATGGACTGTCACTAAAGCGAGTATGAGTCGCAGTGCGCGGATTCTAATGGAAGGTTGGGTGCGTATTCCAGTTGAATAA
- the acnD gene encoding Fe/S-dependent 2-methylisocitrate dehydratase AcnD: protein MNTNYRKALPGSELDYFDTRAAVDDIQAGAYATLPYTSRVFAENLVRRCEPAALTASLKQLIERKRDLDFPWFPARVVCHDILGQTALVDLAGLRDAIAAKGGDPSKVNPVVPTQLIVDHSLAVEHAGFDPDAFAKNRAIEDRRNDDRFHFINWTKTAFKNIDVIPPGNGILHQINLERMSPVIQSLHGVAFPDTLVGTDSHTPMVDALGVIAIGVGGLEAESVMLGRASYMRLPDIIGVELTGKPPAGMTATDTVLALTEFLRAQKVVSSYLEFYGEGVPHLTLGDRATISNMTPEYGATAALFSIDEQTIDYLKLTGREDDQVKLVETYAKHTGLWADDLANVEYERVLTFDLSTVCRNIAGPSNPHNRVPTSELAKRGISGKVENEPGKMPDGAVIIAAITSCTNTSNPRNMIAAGLIARNANALGLTRKPWVKTSLAPGSKAVQLYLEEATLLPELEQLGFGIVAFACTSCNGMSGALDPVIQQEILERDLYTTAVLSGNRNFDGRIHPHANEAFIASPPLVVAYAIAGTIRFDIERDALGFDQAGNAITLKDIWPSDEEIDEVLKASVKPEQFRQVYNPMFGSDIGSDIECSVDYGDKNDPLYDWREMSTYIRRPPYWEGALAGERTLKGMRPLAVLGDNITTDHLSPSNAIMLDSAAGAYLDKMGLPEVDFNSYATHRGDHLTAQRATFANPKLNNEMVLENGKVKQGSLARIEPEGTVTRMWEAIETYMECKQPLIIVAGADYGQGSSRDWAAKGVRLAGVEAIVAEGFERIHRTNLVGMGVLPLEFKLGESRLTYAIDGSETFDVIGEPTPRSTLTLIINRKNGEIVEVPVICRLDTAEEVSIYEAGGVLQRFAQDFLESSEA, encoded by the coding sequence GAACCTGCAGCATTAACCGCGTCTTTAAAACAACTTATCGAGCGCAAGCGTGACCTAGATTTCCCTTGGTTTCCGGCGCGTGTTGTTTGTCATGATATTTTAGGTCAAACCGCCTTAGTTGATTTGGCCGGTCTGCGTGATGCGATAGCCGCGAAAGGTGGCGATCCATCCAAGGTCAATCCAGTGGTGCCAACGCAATTGATTGTCGATCATTCATTGGCGGTTGAGCACGCGGGCTTCGACCCTGATGCGTTTGCAAAGAACCGCGCCATTGAAGATCGTCGTAACGATGACCGTTTCCATTTCATTAACTGGACCAAAACAGCCTTTAAGAATATCGATGTTATTCCACCGGGTAATGGTATTCTGCATCAGATTAACTTAGAGCGTATGTCACCCGTGATCCAATCCCTTCATGGCGTGGCGTTTCCTGATACCTTAGTGGGTACAGATAGTCACACGCCAATGGTTGATGCCTTGGGCGTCATTGCCATTGGTGTCGGTGGACTAGAAGCTGAAAGCGTGATGCTAGGTCGTGCGTCATATATGCGTTTACCGGACATTATTGGCGTTGAGCTAACGGGCAAACCACCAGCAGGGATGACGGCAACAGATACCGTGTTGGCATTGACGGAATTCCTTCGTGCGCAGAAAGTAGTTTCAAGTTATCTCGAATTTTATGGTGAAGGTGTTCCCCATCTGACCTTGGGTGATCGCGCCACTATTTCTAACATGACCCCTGAATATGGTGCGACGGCGGCATTATTCTCCATTGATGAGCAGACCATTGATTACCTTAAATTAACCGGTCGTGAAGACGATCAAGTTAAGCTGGTGGAAACTTACGCTAAACACACAGGCCTATGGGCTGATGACTTGGCTAATGTTGAGTATGAACGTGTATTAACATTCGATTTATCGACGGTGTGCCGTAATATTGCTGGTCCATCAAATCCGCATAATCGTGTACCAACCTCTGAATTAGCCAAACGTGGTATCAGTGGTAAAGTTGAAAATGAACCAGGTAAAATGCCAGATGGGGCAGTGATCATAGCTGCTATCACCAGTTGTACGAATACCAGTAATCCACGCAACATGATTGCCGCAGGTTTGATTGCCCGTAATGCCAATGCACTTGGCTTAACCCGTAAACCTTGGGTTAAAACATCACTAGCACCGGGGTCAAAAGCGGTGCAACTCTACCTTGAAGAAGCGACATTATTACCCGAGCTCGAGCAACTTGGTTTTGGCATTGTGGCGTTTGCCTGTACGTCATGTAATGGCATGAGTGGGGCGCTGGATCCGGTTATTCAGCAAGAGATCTTAGAGCGAGATTTATATACGACAGCGGTGTTATCGGGAAACCGTAACTTTGACGGCCGTATTCATCCTCATGCCAATGAAGCCTTCATTGCCTCACCACCGTTAGTCGTCGCCTATGCCATTGCCGGTACTATTCGTTTTGATATTGAACGTGATGCGCTTGGGTTCGATCAAGCTGGTAATGCCATCACCCTAAAAGACATTTGGCCTAGCGATGAAGAAATTGATGAAGTGCTTAAAGCGAGCGTTAAACCTGAGCAATTCCGTCAAGTTTACAACCCGATGTTTGGCTCTGATATCGGCTCTGATATAGAGTGTAGTGTTGATTATGGCGACAAAAACGACCCGCTGTATGATTGGCGTGAAATGAGTACTTATATTCGCCGTCCACCTTATTGGGAAGGGGCATTAGCGGGGGAACGTACTCTTAAAGGTATGCGTCCTCTTGCGGTGTTGGGCGACAACATTACCACTGACCATTTATCGCCTTCTAACGCCATTATGCTTGATAGCGCGGCGGGTGCGTATTTAGATAAAATGGGTTTGCCGGAAGTCGATTTTAATTCCTATGCGACTCACCGTGGCGATCACTTAACGGCGCAGCGTGCGACCTTTGCTAATCCGAAATTAAACAATGAAATGGTGTTAGAAAACGGCAAGGTTAAGCAAGGCTCACTAGCACGAATAGAACCGGAAGGCACGGTAACCCGTATGTGGGAAGCGATTGAAACCTACATGGAGTGTAAACAACCACTGATTATTGTCGCGGGTGCAGATTATGGTCAAGGGTCTTCTCGTGATTGGGCGGCTAAAGGTGTTCGTTTAGCGGGTGTTGAAGCGATTGTTGCTGAAGGGTTTGAACGTATTCACCGCACTAACTTGGTTGGTATGGGGGTATTACCGCTGGAATTTAAACTCGGGGAAAGCCGCCTAACCTATGCGATTGATGGTAGTGAAACCTTTGACGTTATCGGTGAACCAACCCCTCGAAGTACACTGACGCTGATCATTAATCGTAAAAACGGTGAGATTGTAGAAGTGCCAGTTATCTGTCGTTTAGATACCGCGGAAGAAGTCTCTATCTATGAAGCTGGTGGTGTATTGCAACGCTTTGCACAGGACTTCCTTGAATCGAGTGAAGCTTAA